The stretch of DNA ACGATTTGGATGAGTTGCTGAAATTGCCGGGGGTAGGTCGCAAAACGGCCAATCTGGTGCTTACCGCGGGGTTCAATAAACCGGGCATCTGTGTTGACACCCACGTTCACCGCATTTCTAACCGGTGGGGTTACATCCAAACCAAAACGCCGGAAGAAACAGAATTTGCCCTGCGAGATAAATTGCCGCCCGAATATTGGCTTGAATATAACGGCCTGCTGGTTGGTATGGGGCAAAATCTTTGCACGCCCATTTCGCCCTGGTGCAGCCATTGTGCGGTCAAACCATTCTGCGATCAGGTGGGGGTGGAGCGTCGTCGTTAGCAGGGGGAGGGTCAGTAGATAATGTTACCCAATTCCATGGAGTTGATATATCTTTGACCTATTCAGTAAAACAAGCGGCATCTCTTCCGGTATCGCGGTGCTGGCCTGAGTCATAGGGAAAATGGACGCCTCGGTCAGCGTCAAAAATCTTTTATTTACCGCATCCAACACCGTGGACAACGTCATATCCCCGCCCATAGAGATATTGCCGTGGATGGCAAAGTCGCCGGCATAGATAATGGCCGGCTCAGAACGCGGCATCCGTTGAATGGCGGCTTGAGCTTCTGCCTGCATGGGATAAACCAATACCAGCTCTTCAATTTTCAACACGCTTTCGGTGTACTTTATTGGCTTCAGGGGATTGCTCTGGTGCCAGGGCATAGCTATCCCATCGGTTATGGTAATATAATTATATCTTTCATCATTAAGGGTATTATCCAAATTGCCCACAATTTTCATTTTGGCTTCCACCAAAAACTTCTCCAAAACAATTTTGGCGTTTATCTGAGCAATTTGTAAACTAAGTCCACCGCCGGTATCCATAAATAACCTCCTGAAGTTATATATCTAGTATAACGCTTTTTTGACATAATCTCAAGATTGCCCCCCGCCAGTTGAAACAGACACCTACGTTGTGAGGTACGCCCCTAAATTTTGGCGGTAAGGACAGGACAATGTCCTTGTCCCTACGCTATGGCCTAAAAATTGGGGCAGACCCTACATTGTGTTTTTGTGCTTTCCTATCGGTCAGAGTAAAATGTGAAATCCAGACAAACAGTTAGAGCCAAATCATCAACAAAAACGAACAGCGGACTGCTGAACGTTGCATCTGATTAGAGTTGATAAAATTATGAGTCCGCTCTCACCTAAACCAAAACAAACATTTATCAACGCCGTCCTATTGACCCTAACCATTTTGGCCTGCGGGCCATTGGACCGGTTGCAAGAATTCAACCGGCAAACGCAAAAAACCCCTCTGGCCGCAACAACGGTTGGCCCCAAAAACCAATTGAATATTACTGCTGCCTACCAAAAAATAGAAACTTTGCCCGGTTATCGTCTGGAAAATCATCACCTCGTCCGCGACAAGCTGGGAAACCGAATTAAACAGACCATTACCAGTGAGTACGATGCCAGCGGGAATGCCCACCTCTTGATCCAAGAAAACAACGGCCTACAAAATGAAATTTATCTTGTTGGCGGTAATACCTACATATTTGAACCTCAATACGCCAGCTGGCTGGAGTTGAAGACATTTCCATTTACCAGAACCCAACAAATTAGCATAGCTTTGCTGGGCAATTTGCATCCGGCGGAGACCCTGGTGCAACTACTGGATCAAACAAGGCCAGAGGCAAGAGACAGTGAAATTTACCTAAACCGGCCTGTCACCCGTTATGTTGTAGCCGATACGATTGAGGAGATTGACCAAAAAACAGGCAATTCCCCCCTAGATGTAAGGGGAACCCTGTGGATAGACGATAATACCGGGGCCATCATCAAGTCGGAATTATTCATTTACGAACCGGACGACAGCCAACCGGCGCAGGAATTTGTTTGGGAAATCAGTGAAATCGGTAATGTGCCCCCTATTAGCGCCCCTACGCCGGTGATTGACCTTTCCACAATTGCCTCGGCCACCGCCACCGCGCAAGTGCAGATCACGCTGCCGGCTCGGCTGAATTACCAGGGCGAACAGGTTGATTTTGAAATCGTCCCGCTGCAAGTGACGCAAAGGCCTGAGGTCTCTCCGCGCAGCGCCGCAGTACATCTGGTTTTGCGCCAATTACCTGGCCACCTTTTTGAGGAAACAAATCTGGAGCCGTTTTTGGCCCTTCTCCAAACACAATTGAATTTGAGCATTCCTGAGCGTAATTTAGTTGTAACCAGCAGCGGCTTTAATTTGATAGATAGTGATAAGCAAAAGCACACACTTGAAGTGCAATATCTTTACAACGCCGATTTAGAAAATCTTAGCCACATTGAGTTAATTCTATCCGGGCAAGGCAACCCTGTTTTTGCCCCGGTGCCGGTAGAGTAATATTATTTGAAATTTTTAATCTGAGAGGAAAAACCAATGAATAAAAAAACAATCAAAGATATTGAGGTTAAAGATAAGCGCGTTTTAGTGCGGGTGGACTTTAACGTGCCGTTGCAAGATGGACAGGTCAGCGACGACCGCCGCATCCGGGCCGCCCTGCCCACCATCAACTACCTGTTAGACAACGGAGCCAGCGTGGTGCTGATGAGTCACCTGGGACGACCCAACGGCCAGCGGGTGGCCAAGTACAGCCTCAAACCCGTGGCCGTCAAACTGCAAGAACTGCTGGACCGTCCGGTAAAACTTCTGAACGACTGCGTCGGCGACGCCGTAGAGTCTGCCTGCGCTCAACTTGAAGCGGGTCAAGTTATTCTGCTGGAAAATCTCCGTTTTCATCTTGAAGAAGAAGGCAAGGCCAAGCAGGAAGATGGCTCTAGCCTCAAAGCCGACCCGGAAAAGGTCAAGACCTTTCGCGCCTCGCTGGCCAAACTCGGCGACGTGTATGTGAATGACGCCTTTGGTACGGCTCATCGCGCTCACTCTTCCACCGCCGGCATCACCGATTTTCTGCGCCCGGCTGTGGCCGGTTTTTTGATGGAAAAGGAACTGGCCTACCTGGGCGGCGCGTTGGCCAATCCCACTCCGCCCTTTTTGGCCATTATGGGTGGAGCCAAAATTTCCGATAAGATTGCCGTAATTGAAAATCTGCTGTCTCAAGTTGACTCCCTGCTCATTGGGGGGGGTATGGCCAATACCTTTTTTGTGGCTCAAGGGCACAACGTGGGCACTTCGCTGGTAGAAGAGGAAGCTGTGGAAACCGCCAAAAAGCTTTTAGCCGAGCACGCCGACAAACTGGTGTTGCCGGTAGATTGTGTTGTGGCTGCCGAATTTAAAGCCGACGCCGAATCTAAAGTGACGCCGGTTGACGAAGTGCCCAACGACTGGAAAATTCTGGATATTGGCCCAGCCACCATTGCCCACTTCTCTAACCGGCTGGCCCCGGCCAAAACCGTTGTGTGGAACGGCCCCATGGGCGTATTTGAGTTTCCGCGCTTTGCCGAAGGCACTTTTGCCGTGGCCAAAGCCCTTTCGCAGTTAAGCGGGGCCACCACCATTGTTGGCGGTGGCGACAGCGCCGCCGCAGTAGAACAATCCGGCCTGGCCGATAAGATTAGCCACATCTCCACCGGCGGCGGGGCCAGCCTGGAATTTTTGGAAGGCAAAACCCTACCGGGAGTAGCGGCGCTGGATGACAAATAAGCAAAACCCTGGTCAAAAGAAAAAATTAAAGGTTCTCATTGCCGACGATGAAGCGGTCATTCGGATGGGGTTAAAGACCATGGTGGCCGGTTTGGGCTATATGGTCGTCGGCACCGCCGTCAACGGTGACGATGCGCTGGCCCAGGTTAAAACGTTAGAACCCGATCTGTTGCTGCTGGACATCAAGATGCCGGGCAAAGACGGCTTGACCGTGGCTGAAATCCTGGCCGCCGAAAACCCCCTGCCCATCATTATGCTAACCGCCTACACCGAACAGACCATGATTGAACGGGCGGCCAATGCAGCGGTGATGGGCTATCTGGTCAAACCCATCCACGAGGCTAAATTGGGGCCGATGATTGATCTGGCCCTGACCCGCTTTGCGGAAATGCGGAAAGTGGCCCAAGAAGCCTATCTGCTCCGCGACCAGTTGGCGTCCCGCGAATTGATCGAGGCAGCCAAGCGTATTCTCATTACCGCCGGTCTGTCCGAAGCTGAATCCTACAAACGCCTGCAAATGACCGCCCGCGAAAAACGCTGCCCTATGCGCCAAGTGGCCGAGGCGGTGATTGCCGTGGGGCAAAAATTCGCTTAGAAGTTGTTCAAAAACAACGTCCAAACTTCGTTTGGCA from Anaerolineae bacterium encodes:
- a CDS encoding response regulator; the encoded protein is MTNKQNPGQKKKLKVLIADDEAVIRMGLKTMVAGLGYMVVGTAVNGDDALAQVKTLEPDLLLLDIKMPGKDGLTVAEILAAENPLPIIMLTAYTEQTMIERAANAAVMGYLVKPIHEAKLGPMIDLALTRFAEMRKVAQEAYLLRDQLASRELIEAAKRILITAGLSEAESYKRLQMTAREKRCPMRQVAEAVIAVGQKFA
- a CDS encoding phosphoglycerate kinase; the encoded protein is MNKKTIKDIEVKDKRVLVRVDFNVPLQDGQVSDDRRIRAALPTINYLLDNGASVVLMSHLGRPNGQRVAKYSLKPVAVKLQELLDRPVKLLNDCVGDAVESACAQLEAGQVILLENLRFHLEEEGKAKQEDGSSLKADPEKVKTFRASLAKLGDVYVNDAFGTAHRAHSSTAGITDFLRPAVAGFLMEKELAYLGGALANPTPPFLAIMGGAKISDKIAVIENLLSQVDSLLIGGGMANTFFVAQGHNVGTSLVEEEAVETAKKLLAEHADKLVLPVDCVVAAEFKADAESKVTPVDEVPNDWKILDIGPATIAHFSNRLAPAKTVVWNGPMGVFEFPRFAEGTFAVAKALSQLSGATTIVGGGDSAAAVEQSGLADKISHISTGGGASLEFLEGKTLPGVAALDDK